The genomic interval ACATTAAGAAAACCATCTTAGAAAAAGTTTCGGCTGATGCCAAAATCAAAATTAATAGTAAAGTACAAGTTGCTGAGAAGGCTGAGGTAAAAGGAAAATCAATTCCTGGAATCAAAAATATTATCGCTGTTGCCTCTGGAAAAGGAGGAGTTGGTAAATCAACTGTGACGGCAAATTTAGCCGTTACCTTAGCGAAAATGGGATTCTCAGTAGGGATTTTAGATGCTGATATCTACGGGCCATCAATGCCTATAATGTTTGATGTTGAAAATGAAAAACCAATTTCGGTTCTAGTAGACGGAAAATCGAAAATGAAACCAGTAGAAAGTTATGAAGTAAAGATACTATCTATCGGTTTTTTCACAGCACCTAGCCAAGCAGTAATCTGGAGAGGACCAATGGCTTCAAAAGCATTAAACCAAATGATTTTTGACGCAGACTGGGGAGAATTAGACTTTATGTTAATCGATTTACCTCCGGGAACAGGAGATATTCACCTTTCAATCATGCAATCATTACCCGTAACAGGTGCGGTTGTCGTGAGTACGCCACAAGCAGTAGCTTTGGCCGATGCAAAAAAAGGGGTTTCTATGTTTATGTCAGAGGCAATCAATGTTCCAGTACTCGGAATTATAGAAAACATGGCGTATTTCACACCAGAAGAATTGCCTAATAATAAATATTACATCTTTGGTCAAGAAGGAGCAAAAAATTTAGCGCAAGATTTAGAGGTACCTTTCTTAGGAGAAGTGCCAATCGTACAATCTATTCGTGAAGCTGGTGATTACGGTCGCCCAGCAGCAATGCAAACTGGTTCGATAATAGAAACTGTTTTTGAAGATATTACCCGAAAAGTAGTTGAAGAAACCATCAAAAGAAATGAAAATTTACCTGCTTCCGAAGCCATTAAAATCACTACTATGGCAGGTTGTTCAGCAGTAAAAAAATAAGCTAAAATTGAGTTGATACGATTCAGTTTTTAAAATAAAAAATTATGACAACAGAAGAATTAACCAGTAATGTGTTGCTTGCACTAGAAGAAATTCGTCCTTTTTTGAACTCAGATGGTGGAGATATTTCACTTGTTTCTATCGAGGATGACAAGCACGTAAAAGTTCGGCTAGAAGGCGCATGCACTAGCTGTAGCGTGAACCAAATGACCTTGAAGGCAGGTGTCGAAACCACCATTAAGAAATTTGCACCACAAATCGAAACCGTTGTCAATATAGCATAATCATAATGAGGGCTGAGAAATTTTCGATTTAAGACTAACGATTTCTGATTTTTGATCTTGTTTTAGCGAATCTAAGTGGGTCGATTATAGTGGTCTGCCAAATCGTTAATCAAAAATCTGAAATAAATCAAAAAATCGTTTTATTAGTAAGAATTAGCTTCTATCCCTCGCACAAAACCCAATCCCCTAAAAAATGGATGTATTAATTAAAATTAAAGACAGAGAAGGAATTGTTCATGAATTACAAGCTCCTACTGATATGGCCATGAACATCATGGAATTGTGTAAAGCTTATGAATTACCTGTAGAAGGAACTTGTGGCGGAATGGCCATGTGTGCTTCATGTCAATGTTATGTAACTAATGATGTTACTTTACCAGAAATGGGAGAGGATGAAGAAGCAATGCTTTCTGAAGCTTTTTACGTAAAATCAAATAGCCGTTTGGGGTGTCAAATTCCAATCACACTAGAATTAGAAGGATTAGAATTAGAACTGGCTCCTGAGAGTTAGTCGTTTCTTATATGATATTTGAAAGCCTCCACTTGCACAAAGTGGAGGCTTTTTTGTTACTACTTTTGAAGATTTATTTCCGTCAGTTGGAGTGATATGCCAGAGCGAATTGTATCGAAAATTAGAGAATTTATCTTAATTGAAACAGTTGCTGTTTTATTTCATAGGCACAGATTTAAATCTTAGCTAAACTGTGTAATGAGTGGTCAATAATCTATTGCAAAATCTCTTGAAAGAAACTTAGCATCGCTTTCCAAGAGCGCTCAGAAGCCTTTTTGTTGTAAGCAACTCCTTTGCTATTATCGCTTCCAGCATCTTTATGTGTGTAAGCATGTACGGCATTCGAATAATAATTCATTTGCCAATCTGCTTTAGCAGTGCGCATTTCGTTTTGAAAATCTTTAATCTCTTGTTCTGATTCGTATGGATCGTCGGCGCCATGTAGTACCAAAACTTTGGCAGTAATTGGTTCAATAGTTCGACTAGCATCTCTGCTTAAACCACCGTGAAAAGATACTACTCCTTTAATTTTCATGTTTATACGAGCTGCTTCAATAGCGCCGGTACCTCCAAAACAATACCCAATCACAATGATTTTCTCTGGATTTGCTCCATTTTCTATCAATTGGTCTAATGCCAATTGTATTCTTCTATGATAATTTCGAATATTTTTCTTGTACGATCCAGCAATTTTCCCTGCTTCTTGAGGACTGTTTGGTTTATTTCCTGCGCCATAAATATCTGCTACAAATGTATGATAGCCAAGCGCATTCAAAGCTGTTGCAGACTCTATAGAGTGATCGTCAATTCCCATCCATGCAGGCAAAATTAAAACTCCTGCATTATTGGTGATTTTTCCTTTGGCTTTGCCAAAAAAACCGGCTAACTTTTGAGAGTCATCGTTGTAAATAACAGACTTTAACTGAGAAAATGACAATTGAGGCATGGTGATTAATGCGAATAATATCAATATTATTTTATTTTTCATAGACTGAGTTTTTATATTTTAAAGATACAATTTTGGAAATGGAACAAAAGTTAAATTTTGCTGGATTTTATAAAAGCATTTTTAATTTTTATAATTCTTTATTGTAAAGGTGATTTTGAAACGATTACTCAACTTTAAAAGCCATAATTGCATGAGGGAATAGTCGTTCTACAAATAATTTATAAGCAGTAACTGAGGGATGTAAGCCGTCATTTGCAACTAATGATGGATCTTCCAGCCCATTTCTAGTAATGTCCGTGATGTTGACAAAGGTAATGGCATTGTCTTCACAGTATTTTTTAGCAAAGGTGTTGTAGCGATCAATTTCTATGGATGTATTTTCAGGGTTCCTGTAATTTTGACCAAAAGGAGTATAAGCATAATCAGGAATAGAAAGTACGATTACTCTTTTTTTGTTTCCTTTAGCTAATGAAATGCTTTTAGCTATTAATTCAGGAAATTCTTTTTCGTAAATACTAAAATCAATACCTTGAAATTGATTGTTAACACCGATGAGCAGACTAACTAAATCGTAATCTGTGCTGGGGCTTTGGTCTTTAATTGCATTTATTAAGTTGCTGGTTGTCCAGCCTGTTCTAGCAATAACATCAAGGCTGTAATTTTGGTTTTGAGGATGGTTTGCTAGTTGATATTTAAGTTGTTCGGGGAATTTACAAGTCGAACAAACGCTTTGACCAATAGTATAGGAATCGCCCAAGGCTAGATAATGGAGGTTTATATCGTTTTGAGGAGTAGTTGAAATGGTGCTTTTGGCAGCGGGATTTTCAACGCTACAATTGCTAAGAAAAAAAGTTGTTAATACCGTAACTATCATGATTATTATTGTTTTCATATAGGTTGAATTTAAATTGCTACCTATTCATAGTTACGGTGAAATATACTTTATGGTTTTATGCCATAGTTACTTTTTGCGAGATTTGCTCTTCAATAGCATTCCATAGGCCAATGCGTTTTTCTAAAGCTAGAATTGAAACTTCTTCTACTTCTTTCCATTTAATTGGGTCATTTTTACAAAGTTCTGTGATCATCTCCATGGCCATTGGACCATGCTCATCAGCGTCCAATTCGATATGTCTTTCAAAATAGTATACCAATTTTGACAAATCAGTTTCAGTTAAATTTTCTTGAAATCTCTTGATGATGGAC from Flavobacterium ovatum carries:
- a CDS encoding dienelactone hydrolase family protein produces the protein MKNKIILILFALITMPQLSFSQLKSVIYNDDSQKLAGFFGKAKGKITNNAGVLILPAWMGIDDHSIESATALNALGYHTFVADIYGAGNKPNSPQEAGKIAGSYKKNIRNYHRRIQLALDQLIENGANPEKIIVIGYCFGGTGAIEAARINMKIKGVVSFHGGLSRDASRTIEPITAKVLVLHGADDPYESEQEIKDFQNEMRTAKADWQMNYYSNAVHAYTHKDAGSDNSKGVAYNKKASERSWKAMLSFFQEILQ
- a CDS encoding Mrp/NBP35 family ATP-binding protein, whose translation is MKLDRKEILKALETITIAGEGKNMVESGAIANVLTFGDEVVVELVLNTPAMHIKKRAEDDIKKTILEKVSADAKIKINSKVQVAEKAEVKGKSIPGIKNIIAVASGKGGVGKSTVTANLAVTLAKMGFSVGILDADIYGPSMPIMFDVENEKPISVLVDGKSKMKPVESYEVKILSIGFFTAPSQAVIWRGPMASKALNQMIFDADWGELDFMLIDLPPGTGDIHLSIMQSLPVTGAVVVSTPQAVALADAKKGVSMFMSEAINVPVLGIIENMAYFTPEELPNNKYYIFGQEGAKNLAQDLEVPFLGEVPIVQSIREAGDYGRPAAMQTGSIIETVFEDITRKVVEETIKRNENLPASEAIKITTMAGCSAVKK
- a CDS encoding ferredoxin, which produces MDVLIKIKDREGIVHELQAPTDMAMNIMELCKAYELPVEGTCGGMAMCASCQCYVTNDVTLPEMGEDEEAMLSEAFYVKSNSRLGCQIPITLELEGLELELAPES
- a CDS encoding NifU family protein produces the protein MTTEELTSNVLLALEEIRPFLNSDGGDISLVSIEDDKHVKVRLEGACTSCSVNQMTLKAGVETTIKKFAPQIETVVNIA
- a CDS encoding SGNH/GDSL hydrolase family protein; the protein is MKTIIIMIVTVLTTFFLSNCSVENPAAKSTISTTPQNDINLHYLALGDSYTIGQSVCSTCKFPEQLKYQLANHPQNQNYSLDVIARTGWTTSNLINAIKDQSPSTDYDLVSLLIGVNNQFQGIDFSIYEKEFPELIAKSISLAKGNKKRVIVLSIPDYAYTPFGQNYRNPENTSIEIDRYNTFAKKYCEDNAITFVNITDITRNGLEDPSLVANDGLHPSVTAYKLFVERLFPHAIMAFKVE